The following is a genomic window from Amycolatopsis sp. BJA-103.
GGGAGAAGGGCGTGCAGGACCTGCTCGCCGCGCTCCCCCGGATCCGCCGCGCCAAACCGGGGACCAGGCTGGTCGTCGCGGGCAAGGGCAGGCATCTGGAGGAACTGGTCGACCAGGCGCGCAAGCTGCGCGTCCGCCGCGCGGTGGACTTCGTCGGGCACCTGTCCGACCGTGAACTGCGCGCCGTGCTGGCCGCTGCCGACGCCGTCGTGCTGCCCAGCCGGTACGAACCGTTCGGGATCGTCGCGCTGGAAGCCGCCGCCGCGAAGGCGCCGCTCGTGGCGTCCACCGCCGGAGGGCTCGGCGAGGTCGTCGTCGACGGCGAGACCGGCCTGGCGTTCAGCCCCGGCGACGTCGACGCGCTCGGGGACGCCGTCGAAGCGGTGCTGGACGACGAGGTCGCCGCCGCGCGACGGGCGCTGACCGCGCAGTCGCGCCTGGCCGCGGACTTCGACTGGGGCCGGATCGCCGAGGCGACCGCCGCGGTCTACCGGCGGACTCGCGTCGGGGAACCGGTGGAACTGGGCCGCCCGAAGATCGCGACGGGCAACGCGTTCGAGCCGTGATGCGGGGCGGAGGGGAATCCGGGCCGTCGGGGGACCCGGACCCCCCTCCACGAGCGTCGCGGGTCGCGAGGGGCGCGACCCCCGGGACTGCTCTAGGTGACGAAGATCAGAAGTGACAGGGGCGGACACAGTCCGGCTGCGCCGAGACCGTCACCGAAGCCGACACGGCCGGTACGGCGAGGGCGACCGCGAGGACGGCGAAAGCTGTCGCCAAGACCCTTCTCAACTGCTTCTTCATGGTGACTCCTCGGAGATCCGGGCGGATTTCCCACCCGGCGCCGAGCATCCGCGCGACCCGCCGCGGAAACAACGGGGGTATCACTAGGTACCGCTACCTAATCGCGGTCCGTGACCGGTTCATCCCTTTCTGCCGGTCAAGATCCTCACCTGGACCGGCTCCACGAACGGTGCGTGCGGGGAGATCGCCGCGCTGAGCCGCTCCTCGAACCCGGCTCGTTCATCCGGCTTCGGCAGCCTGTCCTCCGGGGTCGCGGAGTAGACCGCGCCGATGACGAATTCCAGGTCGATCTCGTCCTCGTACTCGACGACGGTCTCTCCCGCGGTGAACCCGGCCGCTTCCAGGCTCGCCCGATAGCGGTCCTGTTCCTCCTGATCGGCCCCGCAGGTGCGCACGAGCGGCTGTCCCAGCCAACCGGACAGATACTCGCGCAACGCCCTCGACCACGGGCTGTCGTGCAGCCACATCGGCGCGCCGTTCGTGATCACGGCGATCCCGCCGCCGGGCCGGACCAGGGAATGAAGGGCGGGGAACAGCGTTTCGCGGTCCATCCAGTGCAGTGCCTGCCCGATGGTGACCACGCCGAGCTTCTCTTTGCCCAGCAAGGCTTCCAGGGCCGGAACGTCACTGTCGGCGCCGACGAGCCAAGTCACGTTGGCAATCCCCGCGGCCGCTTTCCTGGCCTGGGCGAGCATGTCCGGCTCGGGATCCATGCCGACGGCCACGCGCGTCCGGCCGGCGAGCGGCAAGGTCAGCTGACCCGTGCCGCAGCCGAGATCCAGTGCCGCGTCATCGGCGGTGAGCCCGAATTCCGCCACCAGCGCGTCCAGGACTCCGGCCGGATAGCCGCGGCGGTAGCGCTGATAGAACTCGGCGACCTCGCCGCTGAACTTGAGGATCGTCATACCCGTGATGGTGACCGGGCCCGCGCCCCTCCCGCCGCCGCTTTCGCCGTCGGCGGAACGCGAAGGCCCCGCCCACCGGGGTGTGGTGGTGGGCGGGGCCTCCGCGACAACGCGCGCCCGACAGCGCTACCGGAAGGAGCGCGCGCGTGAATCGGGTCCGGCGGCGGGGAGCCTCCGCCACCGGACCCGTTGGGCCACACCGTCCCAAACCGGTGTGGAACCCGGCCGCCCCGCGTCAGGTAGGGGCGGCCGGAGCCTCGTGTCAGTGCGTGGTCAGGTACCGGGCGTACGCACCGGTCGTCAGGAAGCTCGGCAGCTTCTCGCCCAGCGCGGTCTCGGTGAAGATCTCGTAGGCGTCGCCGAGACGGTTGCCCTCGCCCAGTTCGGACCGCACCGACGCCAGCTCTTCGTCCAAATAGGACACGGTGAGCTCGTGGGTGAGCGCGGTGCCGTCTTCGAGCTTGGTGCCGTTGCGGATCCACTGCCAGATCTGGCAACGGGCGATCTCGGCGGTGGCGGCGTCCTCCATCAGGTTGTGGATCGCCGCCGCGCCGGTCCCGCGCAGCCAGGCGTCGATGTAGCGCAGCGCGACGTTGATGTTGGCGCGGACACCGGCTTCGGTGACCTCGCCACCGGCGCTGGCGACGTCGAGCAGGTCCTCGGCGGTGACGACGACGTCCTCACGGAGCTTGCCGAGCTGGTTGGGCCAGCCGCCGAGGACACCGTCGAACACCTCGCGGCAGACCGGGACGAGGCCGGGGTGCGCGACCCACGAGCCGTCGAAGCCGTCGTTCGCCTCGCGTTCCTTGTCCTGGCGGACCTTTTCGAGCGCGGTCGCGTTGATCTCCGGGTCCTTGCTCGGGATGAACGCGGCCATGCCGCCGATGGCGTGCGCCCCGCGCTGGTGGCAGGTGCTCACCAGCAGTTCGGTGTAGGCACGCATGAACGGGACGGTCATCGTCACCTGCGCGCGGTCCGGGAGCACGAAGTCCGCGCCGTGCGACGAGAAGTTCTTGATGACGCTGAAGATGTAGTCCCAGCGGCCGGCGTTGAGCCCGGCGACGTGCTCGCGCAGTTCGTAGAGGATCTCCTCCATCTCGAACGCGGCGGTGATCGTCTCGATCAGCACGGTCGCCCGGATGGTGCCGCGCGGGATACCGAGTTCCCGTTGCGCCAGCAGGAAGACGTCGTTCCACAGCCGCGCTTCGAGGTGGTTTTCGAGCTTCGGCAGGTAGAAGTACGGACCGCTGCCGCGGGCCAGCAGCTGGCGCGCGTTGTGGAAGAAGTAGAGACCGAAGTCGACCAGGCTCGCCGAAACCGGGCGGCCGTCGATGCGGATGTGCTTCTCCACCAGGTGCCAGCCGCGCGGGCGGGCGACGATCGTCGCGGGCTCGTCGCCGATCGTGTAGCGCTTGCCCGCCTCGGTGGTGAAGTCGATGTTGCGGCGGATCGCGTCGAACAGGTTGAGCTGGCCGTCGATGACGTTGTGCCAGGTCGGCGAGGTCGCGTCCTCGAAGTCGGCGAGCCAGACCTTGGCGCCGGAGTTGAGCGCGTTGACCGTCATCTTGCGGTCGGTCGGGCCGGTGATCTCGACGCGGCGGTCTTCGAGACCGGGCGCGGCCGGGGCGACCGACCAGCTGCTGTCTTCGCGGATCGAACGCGTCTCGGGCAGGAAGCCCAGCGGCTTCTCGCCGGACTGCAGCTCTTCGCGGCGCAAGCGGCGCGCGTCGAGCAGCTCGCGGCGACGACCGGCGAACGCGTTGTCGAGCTTGGCCACGAAGTCCAGCGCGGCCGGGGTGAGGATCTCGTCGAACCGGGCTCCGGCGGGTCCGCAGACGTCGATCCGGTAGTTCAGCTTCTCAACCATGGTGTGCCTCCGCTGGGCTTCGCGAAAGAGAGTTAGAGGGGAAGAGGGGAGGTGGCGGTCTCCCGGGGTCGAAAGACCGCCACCTCCTCACCTACTTGCGAGGGATCAGAACTGCTCGGCCTCGGTGGAGCCGGCGAGCGCGGTCGTGGAGCTGGTCGGGTTCAGCGCGGTCGCGACGTTGTCGAACCAGCCGGTGCCGACCTCGCGCTGGTGCTTCGTGGCGGTGTAACCGCGGTCCTCCGAAGCGAACTCGCGCTCCTGCAGGTCGACGTAGGCGGTCATGCCCTCGCGGGCGTAACCGTGCGCCAGGTCGAACATCGAGTAGTTCAGGGCGTGGAAGCCGGCCAGGGTGATGAACTGGAACTTGTAGCCCATGTGGCCGAGCTCGCGCTGGAACTTCGCGATCGTCGCGTCGTCCAGGTGCTTCTTCCAGTTGAACGACGGCGAGCAGTTGTAGGCCAGCATCTGGTCCGGGTACTTCGCCTTGATCGCCTCGGCGAACTGGCGGGCGACCTCGAGGTCCGGCTTGGAGGTCTCCATCCACAGCAGGTCGGCGTACTCGGCGTAGGCCAGACCGCGGTCGATACAGGGGTCGATGCCGTTGGTGACGTTGTAGAAGCCCTCGGCGGTGCGCTCGCCGGTGACGTACTTGCGGTCACGCTCGTCGACGTCGCTGGTGATCAGCGTCGCGGCCTGGGCGTCGGTGCGGGCGACGATCAGCGACGGCACGTTCAGCACGTCCGCGGCGAGGCGGGCGGCGTTCAGCGTGCGCTCGTGCTGCTTGGTCGGGATCAGCACCTTGCCGCCGAGGTGGCCGCACTTCTTCTCGGACGCGAGCTGGTCCTCCCAGTGCACACCCGCGGCACCGGCGGCGATCATGCCCTTCATCAGCTCGAAGGCGTTGAGCGGGCCACCGAAGCCGGCCTCGGCGTCGGCGACGATCGGGGCGAACCAGTCGGTGTCGGTGTTGCCCTCGGCCCAGTTGATCTGGTCGGCGCGGCCCAGCGCGTTGTTGATGCGGCGGACGACGGCGGGCACCGAGTTGGCCGGGTAGAGGCTCTGGTCCGGGTAGGTCTGGCCGGAGAGGTTGGCGTCGGCGGCGACCTGCCAGCCGGACAGGTAGATGGCCTTGAGGCCGGCGCGGACCTGCTGCACCGCCTGGTTGCCGGTCAGCGCGCCCAGCGAGTGGACGTAGTCCTCGGTGTGCAGGAGGTCCCAAAGCTTCTCGGCACCGCGGCGGGCGAGCGTGTGCTCCTCGACCACGCTGCCGCGCAGCTTGACCACGTCAGCGGCCGAGTACGACCGCTTCACTCCCGCCCAGCGGGGGTCGGTCTCCCACTGCTTGGTCAGTTCGGCCGCCGCCTTCTCGAGCTGCTGCGCGTGCTCAGTCATCGGATTCTCCCGGTGTTGCGAAGTTTGCGAGTGATCGCCTTTCCTGATCCGACCCTGACATGACAGGGGAAATCCGATCCAGGCCTCCAATTTGCCAATTTCTGCGAAGCTTCCGTAGCATCTTGCAAAGGTTGCGAATCGCAGGTTCGCAAGCCGAGCGAAAATCCACGGGCTTGACCGTTAACTGAATCGTTCAGGCCCGGAAACCTTGCGGACAGAGAGGCCAGCGTGGACAAAACCTTCGCCGGAGCGAAGCTTCGGCATCTGCGCGAAAGCCGGTCGATGAGCCAGGCGGATCTCGCTCGTGTGCTGGAGATCTCACCCAGTTACCTCAACCAGATCGAGCACAACTCGCGTCCGTTGACCGTCCCGGTGCTGCTTCGCATCACTCAAGCGTTCGGAGTGGACACCGAGTTCTTCGCGAACAACGACACCGCACGGCTGGTGGCGGATGTGAAAGAGGCGCTGCTCGACGAGGTCCTCGGCATCGACGTCACCACCAGCGAGCTGAACGACCTCGCCACGAACCTGCCGACGATCGCGCAAGCACTGGTCAAACTGCATCGCAGCTACCGCAACTCGGTCGAGAACACCGCCGCGCTGACCACGGAGAACGGGCTGGGCATGCACGGCAGCGCGGCCGGGTCGCTGCCGCACGAAGAGGTCCGGGACTTCTTCTACGAGCGGGAAAACTACGTCGCCGAGCTGGACGAACGCGCCGAACGGATGGCGCACGACATCCCGCTGCAGCGCGGCCGGGTGCTCGCGGCGCTGAAGGAGACGCTGATCCAGCGCTACGGCGTCGATGTCACGAACGAAGGCATCGACGAGGCCAACGGCGAGCAGCACCGGTACGAACCGGGGCCGCGGGTGCTGCGGCTGGCGCCGAGCCTGCGCGTCGGGCAGCAGGCGTTCCGGATGGCTTCGCAGATCGCCCTGCTCGACTACGACGACCTGATCACCGAGCTCGCCGACTCGTGGGCCTTTTCCGGTCCCGCCGCGCGTTCGCTGGCGAGGGTCGGGCTGGCGAACTACTTCGCGGGCGCCCTGATCCTCCCCTATGGACCGTTCCTCTCCACCGCGGAACGCTTCCGCTACGACATCGAGCGGCTGTGCGACCACTTCGGCGTCGGCTTCGAGACGGTCTGCCACCGGCTCTCGACGTTGCAGCGGCCGAAGAACCGCGGCGTGCCGTTCTCGTTCGTGCGCGTCGACCGGGCGGGGAACATGTCGAAACGCCAGTCCGCGGCCGGTTTCCACTTCTCCAGGGTCGGCGGCGCCTGTCCACTGTGGAACATCTACGAGGCGTTCACCCAGCCGGGCAAGATCCTCACCCAGATCGCGACCCTTCCCGACGGCAAGAGCTACTTCTGGATCGCGCGGACGGTGTCCCGCAACATCGGCGGTTACGGCAGCCCCGGCAAGACGTTCACCGTCGGCCTCGGCTGCGAACTACGGCACGCGAAACGGCTGATCTATTCGACCGGGCTCGATCTCGACGACCGTGACGCGGCCACCCCGATCGGCATGGGTTGCAAAGTCTGCGAACGCCCGGCCTGCTCGCAGCGCGCGTTCCCGACGATCGGCAAGCAGCTGACCGTCGACGAGAACACCAGCACCTTCGTCCCGTACCCGGCGGTGCCCAAGGCGCCTTGAGCCGTCTTGATCTCCCTGGCAGGGTTGCCGACGACGGCCGTCGCCTGTGACGGCGGCCACCGCACTGGGGAGAACTTCATGATCTTGGTGACCGGAGCAGGCGGGAACGTCGGCACGGAACTGACCACAATCCTGGCGCGCGGCGGGCATCCCGTCCGGGCGCTGGTCCGCACGCCGCGCCCGCTGCCGGACGGGGCCGAAGGCGTGCCGGGCGATCTCAACGAACCGGCGAGCCTGAAACCCGCGCTGGACGGTGTCCGGGCGGTGTTCCTGCTCGGCGGCTACGACCACATGGCGGGCGCGCTCGAGGTGATGCGGGACGCGGGCGTCGAGCAGGTCACCCTGCTGTCGTCGCGTTCGGTCGCCGGCGCGCACGCGGACAACGCCGTGGCCGGGACGCACATGGCGGCCGAGGCGGCGGTGCGCGCGTCGGAGCTGGCGTGGACGTTCCTGCGGCCGAGCGGGTTCATGTCGAACACGCTGCAGTGGGCCGCGCAGCTCCGGGCGGGTGACGTCGTCCGCGAGCCGTTCGCGAACGTGCCGGTGGCGACGATCGATCCGTACGACATCGCCGCCGTCGCCGCGGAGTCCCTGACCACGCCGGGGCACGAGGGGCGGGCGTACGCCATCACCGGTCCCGGCTCGCTCCTGCCCGCCGACAGGCTGCGGGTGCTGGGTGAGCTGCTGGGCCGCGACCTGCGGCTGGAGCCGCTGTCGAACGCCGAAGCCCGTGTGACGATGAGCGCGGAGATGCCGGAGAAGTACGTCGACGCCTTCTTCCGCTTCTTCGCCGAGGGCGAGTTCGACGACTCCGAGGTCACGGGTGCCGTCCAGGACCTCACCGGACGGGAGCCGCGGCCGTTCGCCGCCTGGGCCCGAACCCACCTCGCCGCCTTCCGCTAGCCGCGATTCATCCTCTAGTTGCGGTAGTTGCACGCGCAAGGACCGCAACTAGAGGACGAAACGCGGGGCTTCAGACCAAGAAGTGGAAGAGCGGGCTGCCGGGTTCGACGCGCTCCACCTGCAGCGGGCTCACGTCTAGCCGGTGCAGCAGGCCCTCCAGGTCACCGGCCCGCGCGAGTTCGATGCCGATCAGCGCGGGGCCGGTCTCGCGGCTGTTGCGCTTCACGTACTCGAACCGCGTGATGTCGTCGTCCGGCCCGAGGACCTCGTCGAGGAACCGCCTCAGCGCGCCGGGCTCCTGCGGGAATCCCACCAGGAAGTAGTGCTTCAGTCCTTCGTGGATCAACGACCGTTCGAGCACTTCGCCGTAGCGGCTGACGTCGTTGTTGCCGCCGGACACGACGCACACCACGATCTGGCCGGGGTCGATCTTCACCGTCGAGCCCAGCGACGCGGCCGCGAGCGCGCCCGCGGGTTCGGCGATCACGCCGTCGGACTGGTACATCGCGAGCATTTCCGTGCACACCGCGCCCTCGGCGACGTCGGTGAGTTCGACGCCGCCGTCGCGGACCAGCGGATACGTCACCGATCCGGCCAGCGCGACCGCCGCACCGTCGACGAACGTGTCGACGCCTTCGAGCCGCACCGGCTCGCCCGCCGCGAGCGCGGCGGCCATACAGGTCGCGCCCGCCGGTTCGACCCCGACGATCCGCATCTCCGGCGCCCGCTCCGCGGCCCACGCGGCGATCCCCGCGAGCAGGCCGCCACCGCCGACCGGCACCACCATGACGTCCGGGACGAACCCGAGCTGCGCGACGACCTCCATCGCGACCGTGCCCTGTCCGGCGACCGTCTCCGGCGCGTCGAAAGCGGGGACCAGCGTCGCGCCGGTGCTCTCCGCGTCCTGCTTCGCGGCGGTGAAGGCGTCTTCGTAGGTCTCGCCGACGACGATGACCTCGATATGCGAACCGCCCAGCGTCGCGATCCGCTCGCGCTTCTGCCGGGGAGTCGTGCCCGGCACGTAGACACGGCCTGTCGCGCCGAGACGGCGGCACGCGTACGCGACACCCTGCGCGTGGTTGCCCGCGCTCGCGCAGACGACGCCGCGTTCCCGGTGCGCCGCGTCGAGCTGGACGATGAAGTTGTAGGCACCGCGGATCTTGTACGAGCGCACGGTCTGGAGGTCTTCGCGTTTGAGCCAGACCCGGGCGTCGACCCGTGCCGAGAGCCGCTCGTTCGGTTCCAGCGGCGTGCGGGTCACCACCCCGGCCAGTCGTTTCGCGGCCTCTTCGACCGTTCGGGCGCTCACCGTTTCGATCCCTTGCACGAATGCTGAATGTACCTACCACCTCGGGCCACGTCGGAGAGTGGTCCAGTGGGTGCGCGGGATGTCGGTGGCCTGTGGTCCACTGGACGCCATGGTGAGCAAGGTCGACGGAGTCCGGAGTCTCGATGCGTTGCGCGAGCTGGTCCACAGTGGCGCGGAGCCCGAGTACCAGCTCTTCTACGGCCACACCCCGCTCAAGAGCGGCCGGGTCAACGCGGCCTGCCTGAGCCAGTGGTGGCTGGCGCCGTTCGTCGCGGGCGGCGAGCGGTACCCGACGGCCGAGCACTACATGATGGCGAGCAAGGCCGAACTGTTCGGCGATTACGAGGCCGCGGAGAACATCCGTCAGGCGCCGGACCCCAAAACCGCCAAGATCCTCGGCCGCGAGGTCTCGGGCTTCGACGGGGACAAGTGGGAGCGGCACCGCTTCGACATCGTCGTCGACGGGAACCTGGAGAAGTTCCGCCAGCACGCCGAACTGAGCGAGTTCCTGCTGAGCACGGGCGACAAGGTGATCGTCGAGGCGTCGAAGATGGACCTGGTCTGGGGCAGTGGCGTCGCCCGTGACGACAAGAACGCCACGCGCCCCGACTACTGGCGCGGGCAGAACCTCCTGGGCTTCGCGCTGATGGAGGTCCGCGAGCAGCTGCGCGGCTAGTTGTCGACGCCCAGGGTCTTCTGGAGCGCCTTGTTCGCCTTGCGTGCCATGTCCGCGACAGCCTCGCGACGCGCGGCGTCGGCGGCGTAGTCGTCCTGCCGGTTCCGCACCACGCGGGCGGGCGAGCCGACGGCGATCGAGTAGTCCGGGATGTCGCCCCGCACCACCGCGTGCGCGCCGAGGACGCAGCCGCGGCCGACCCGCGTGCCCTTGAGCACGGAGACCTTGGTGCCGATCCAGGTGTCCGGCCCGATCCGCACCGGCGACTTCACGATGCCCTGATCCTTGATCGGGACGGTGATGTCGGTGGTGACATGGTCGAAGTCGCAGATGTACACCCAGTCCGCGACGAGCGTGGCCGCGCCGAGTTCGATGTCGAGATAGCCGTTGAGGACGTTCTGGCGCCCGAACACCGCCTTGTCGCCGATGCGCAGCGAACCCTCGTGGCAGCGGATCGCGTTGCCGTCGCCGATGTGCACCCAGCGGCCGATCTCCAGCCGCCCGTAGCCGGGACGGCAGTGGATCTCGACGTCCTTGCCGAGGAACACCATGCCGCGCAGGATGATGTGCGGATTCGCGACGCGGAACTTCATCAGCCGCCAGTACCGGACCAGGTACCAAGGCGTGTACGCGCGGTTTCGCAGCACCCAGCGCAGCGAATCCTTGGTCAGGAACTTCGCCTGACGCGGATCACGACGGGCCTGGCCCCAGGCGCGGAGCCGGGACAACGCGGGCGCACCCCACATGGACGTCATACCGGTGACCGTAACCTGTGATCAGGCCGCCGACCGCAAAGGGGAGCACGCGTATGGGCACCAAGCTGATCATCGACACGGACCCGGGGGTCGACGACGCCTTCGCGCTGGCCTTGGCCACGCAAGCCGAGGACGTCGACCTGCTGGGCGTGACCACGGTGTTCGGCAACGTGCCGTTGAGTCACACCACCGCCAACGCCCGCAACCTGTTGCAGCTTTTCGGCCGCGAGGACGTCCCCGTCGCCGCCGGCGCGGAGCGGCCGCTGGTGTACGACAACGCCAAACCCGCCGGTTTCGTCCATGGTCAGGACGGTCTTTCCGGGCACGCAGGCACCCTGCCGGAGGCGAAGCGCGCGCTCGACGAACGCGGCGCCGTCCGCCTGCTGGTGGATCTGCTGGAAGCCGCCGACGAGCCGGTGACCATCGCCCCGATCGGCCCGCTCACGAACATCGCGCTGCTGCTGGCGGCCCATCCGCAGATCCGCGAGAAGATCGGCCGGATCGTCATCATGGGCGGCGGGGTGGCCAAGGGGAACTCCACCACGGCCGCCGAATTCAACATCTGGAGCGATCCCGAGGCCGCCCGCCGGGTACTGGTCGACGGGGACATCCCGACGGTGCTGGTCCCGCTGGACCTCACGCACCAGTGCTCGGTCGACACGGCCTGGCTCGGCAAACTCGCCGCGTCCGGCCCGCTCGGCGCGGCACTCGAAGCGCTCACGCCCACGTACGTCGAGCACTACACCCCCGTCCTCGGTTTCCCCGGGATGGTCATGCACGACGCGGTCGCGGTGGCCGAGGCGATCCGGCCGGGCATCCTCGGCACCGAGTCGTACCCCGTGGACGTCGAGTGCGGCTTCGGCCCCGCGCGCGGCGCGACACTGGTGGACCGGCGAAGGCTGCGGAGCACCGATCCGCAGGCCGTGCCGGGCCGCACCATCGACGTCGCGCTGACCACCGACGTCGACGCCTTCCGCGAGTTCGTGCTCAGCCGCATCGTCGGGGGTCTGTGATGGAACAGGAAACCTCCCGCCGCCGCAGACTTCCGGTGATCATCGCCGCGGTCGTCGTCGCGGGCGCCGCCCTGGTCGCCGCCATCACCTTCGCGCCGAAGGACGAGCCGAAGCCGGAAGCCGCCGCCGTCCAGTCCTCGGTCGTCCCCGCGCCGCCGACGTCGTCGTCCGCGCCCGCGGAGATACCGAAGGAACAGCCGAAGGTCCCGCAGCAGATGGGCAAGGAGTTCGACGCCTGGGTGTCGAAGACCAGCGGCTGGCTCGACATCCCGTTGCGCGCGATGACCGGCTACGCGAAGACCACCGTGACACTGAGCAAGGACACGCCGGGCTGCCGCCTGTCCTGGGTGACTCTCGCGGCACTCGGGAAGATCGGCTCCGACCACGGCCGCGCCAAGGGGTCGAGCCTCAACGACGCCGGGATGATGACCGTTCCGCTCGGGACGGTCGAGGTCCGCGACTTCTACAACAAGGTCGTGTCCACCCCGAACGCGAGCGGACCGCTGCAACTCGCGCCGTCGGTCTGGGGCCAGTTCCAGGCTTCGGCGAGCGGCGCCAAGCCGGATCCGCAGAACATCGACGACGCCACGCTCACCGCCGGACGTGCCCTGTGCGCGAACGGCCGCGACCTCGGCCAGGGCCAGACGTGGTGGAACGCGGTGAGCACGCTGCAGCCCGCGCCGCTGCTG
Proteins encoded in this region:
- a CDS encoding class I SAM-dependent methyltransferase; translated protein: MTILKFSGEVAEFYQRYRRGYPAGVLDALVAEFGLTADDAALDLGCGTGQLTLPLAGRTRVAVGMDPEPDMLAQARKAAAGIANVTWLVGADSDVPALEALLGKEKLGVVTIGQALHWMDRETLFPALHSLVRPGGGIAVITNGAPMWLHDSPWSRALREYLSGWLGQPLVRTCGADQEEQDRYRASLEAAGFTAGETVVEYEDEIDLEFVIGAVYSATPEDRLPKPDERAGFEERLSAAISPHAPFVEPVQVRILTGRKG
- the aceB gene encoding malate synthase A, with translation MVEKLNYRIDVCGPAGARFDEILTPAALDFVAKLDNAFAGRRRELLDARRLRREELQSGEKPLGFLPETRSIREDSSWSVAPAAPGLEDRRVEITGPTDRKMTVNALNSGAKVWLADFEDATSPTWHNVIDGQLNLFDAIRRNIDFTTEAGKRYTIGDEPATIVARPRGWHLVEKHIRIDGRPVSASLVDFGLYFFHNARQLLARGSGPYFYLPKLENHLEARLWNDVFLLAQRELGIPRGTIRATVLIETITAAFEMEEILYELREHVAGLNAGRWDYIFSVIKNFSSHGADFVLPDRAQVTMTVPFMRAYTELLVSTCHQRGAHAIGGMAAFIPSKDPEINATALEKVRQDKEREANDGFDGSWVAHPGLVPVCREVFDGVLGGWPNQLGKLREDVVVTAEDLLDVASAGGEVTEAGVRANINVALRYIDAWLRGTGAAAIHNLMEDAATAEIARCQIWQWIRNGTKLEDGTALTHELTVSYLDEELASVRSELGEGNRLGDAYEIFTETALGEKLPSFLTTGAYARYLTTH
- the aceA gene encoding isocitrate lyase, which translates into the protein MTEHAQQLEKAAAELTKQWETDPRWAGVKRSYSAADVVKLRGSVVEEHTLARRGAEKLWDLLHTEDYVHSLGALTGNQAVQQVRAGLKAIYLSGWQVAADANLSGQTYPDQSLYPANSVPAVVRRINNALGRADQINWAEGNTDTDWFAPIVADAEAGFGGPLNAFELMKGMIAAGAAGVHWEDQLASEKKCGHLGGKVLIPTKQHERTLNAARLAADVLNVPSLIVARTDAQAATLITSDVDERDRKYVTGERTAEGFYNVTNGIDPCIDRGLAYAEYADLLWMETSKPDLEVARQFAEAIKAKYPDQMLAYNCSPSFNWKKHLDDATIAKFQRELGHMGYKFQFITLAGFHALNYSMFDLAHGYAREGMTAYVDLQEREFASEDRGYTATKHQREVGTGWFDNVATALNPTSSTTALAGSTEAEQF
- a CDS encoding short-chain fatty acyl-CoA regulator family protein codes for the protein MDKTFAGAKLRHLRESRSMSQADLARVLEISPSYLNQIEHNSRPLTVPVLLRITQAFGVDTEFFANNDTARLVADVKEALLDEVLGIDVTTSELNDLATNLPTIAQALVKLHRSYRNSVENTAALTTENGLGMHGSAAGSLPHEEVRDFFYERENYVAELDERAERMAHDIPLQRGRVLAALKETLIQRYGVDVTNEGIDEANGEQHRYEPGPRVLRLAPSLRVGQQAFRMASQIALLDYDDLITELADSWAFSGPAARSLARVGLANYFAGALILPYGPFLSTAERFRYDIERLCDHFGVGFETVCHRLSTLQRPKNRGVPFSFVRVDRAGNMSKRQSAAGFHFSRVGGACPLWNIYEAFTQPGKILTQIATLPDGKSYFWIARTVSRNIGGYGSPGKTFTVGLGCELRHAKRLIYSTGLDLDDRDAATPIGMGCKVCERPACSQRAFPTIGKQLTVDENTSTFVPYPAVPKAP
- a CDS encoding NAD(P)H-binding protein codes for the protein MILVTGAGGNVGTELTTILARGGHPVRALVRTPRPLPDGAEGVPGDLNEPASLKPALDGVRAVFLLGGYDHMAGALEVMRDAGVEQVTLLSSRSVAGAHADNAVAGTHMAAEAAVRASELAWTFLRPSGFMSNTLQWAAQLRAGDVVREPFANVPVATIDPYDIAAVAAESLTTPGHEGRAYAITGPGSLLPADRLRVLGELLGRDLRLEPLSNAEARVTMSAEMPEKYVDAFFRFFAEGEFDDSEVTGAVQDLTGREPRPFAAWARTHLAAFR
- the ilvA gene encoding threonine ammonia-lyase IlvA; amino-acid sequence: MQGIETVSARTVEEAAKRLAGVVTRTPLEPNERLSARVDARVWLKREDLQTVRSYKIRGAYNFIVQLDAAHRERGVVCASAGNHAQGVAYACRRLGATGRVYVPGTTPRQKRERIATLGGSHIEVIVVGETYEDAFTAAKQDAESTGATLVPAFDAPETVAGQGTVAMEVVAQLGFVPDVMVVPVGGGGLLAGIAAWAAERAPEMRIVGVEPAGATCMAAALAAGEPVRLEGVDTFVDGAAVALAGSVTYPLVRDGGVELTDVAEGAVCTEMLAMYQSDGVIAEPAGALAAASLGSTVKIDPGQIVVCVVSGGNNDVSRYGEVLERSLIHEGLKHYFLVGFPQEPGALRRFLDEVLGPDDDITRFEYVKRNSRETGPALIGIELARAGDLEGLLHRLDVSPLQVERVEPGSPLFHFLV
- a CDS encoding NADAR family protein, translating into MVSKVDGVRSLDALRELVHSGAEPEYQLFYGHTPLKSGRVNAACLSQWWLAPFVAGGERYPTAEHYMMASKAELFGDYEAAENIRQAPDPKTAKILGREVSGFDGDKWERHRFDIVVDGNLEKFRQHAELSEFLLSTGDKVIVEASKMDLVWGSGVARDDKNATRPDYWRGQNLLGFALMEVREQLRG
- a CDS encoding acyltransferase: MTSMWGAPALSRLRAWGQARRDPRQAKFLTKDSLRWVLRNRAYTPWYLVRYWRLMKFRVANPHIILRGMVFLGKDVEIHCRPGYGRLEIGRWVHIGDGNAIRCHEGSLRIGDKAVFGRQNVLNGYLDIELGAATLVADWVYICDFDHVTTDITVPIKDQGIVKSPVRIGPDTWIGTKVSVLKGTRVGRGCVLGAHAVVRGDIPDYSIAVGSPARVVRNRQDDYAADAARREAVADMARKANKALQKTLGVDN
- a CDS encoding nucleoside hydrolase, translating into MGTKLIIDTDPGVDDAFALALATQAEDVDLLGVTTVFGNVPLSHTTANARNLLQLFGREDVPVAAGAERPLVYDNAKPAGFVHGQDGLSGHAGTLPEAKRALDERGAVRLLVDLLEAADEPVTIAPIGPLTNIALLLAAHPQIREKIGRIVIMGGGVAKGNSTTAAEFNIWSDPEAARRVLVDGDIPTVLVPLDLTHQCSVDTAWLGKLAASGPLGAALEALTPTYVEHYTPVLGFPGMVMHDAVAVAEAIRPGILGTESYPVDVECGFGPARGATLVDRRRLRSTDPQAVPGRTIDVALTTDVDAFREFVLSRIVGGL